In the Terriglobia bacterium genome, CGGCTGCAGGCGGAGAACGTGGCCGAGTTGCTCGCGCAAGGCCGGGAACTCGTCGAACAGGGAGAATTCGCGCAAGCACGAGACCTGTTGCGCCAAGCCCTGCGGGTCGACCCGACCAACCTGCAGGTCAGGGTGCTGTCCGAGAAGGTCAATGTGGAGCTCCGGCGGATGTCGGTTCGCCCGCAGGTGCAGGAGCGTGTCGAAAAGGCCCGCGCGCTCCTCCAGGAGGGCAGGCTTCAGGAAGCCGATACCGAAGCCGGCAATGCCCTGGCGTTGGATTCTTCCTTCGAAATCGCGAAGGCACTCCAGCGCGAAGTGCAGGACCGGATTCGACGCGCCCAAACGATCAACGAGTGGCTGGACCTGGCCAAACAACATCTCGCGGAGGGGCTGCCGGACGAAGCGGACGCACTGCTGGCCAAGGTAGCGGAAGCGGATCCTTCCAATCGCGAGCTGCCCGGGCTGCGGCAGCAGGTCCTGGACGAACAGGAGCGCCGGCAGAGGCAAGCCCGGCTGCTGGAAGGTATGCAGCAGGCGCGCGCTTACTGGACGCAGCAGAATTACCAGGAGTGCATCGCCGTGCTCACTGAGCTGCAGAAAGATTTTGCCGGCGAGGAAGAGATCGAGAGACTGCTGGAGACGGCGCGCGAGGAACAAGCCGAGCAGAACAAGCAGGAAAGGTTATCGCAAGGGCGCAACTTGCTGGCGCTGCAGCAGTATGAGGAATGCGCCACGGCACTGGCGCAGCTCCAGGCGGAATTTCCTGGCGATGAGGAAATCCGGAGGCTGTTGGACGCAGCGCGCGCCGAAGAGGCCGAACAGCAAAAAGAGCGCCGGCTGGCGGACGCGCGCAAGCTGCTGGCCGCCCAGCAGCACGAGGAATGCATCGCGCTCCTGGTGTCGCTGCAACAGCAGTTTGTCGACGACGACGAGATTACCCGCTTGCTGGCGGCGGCGCGCGAGGATCAGGCCGAGCACGGCAAGAAGGACAAGGTTGCCGCAGCGCGGAGACTGCTGGCCGCGCAGCGCTTTGCCGATGCCCTGGCGCTGCTGGACGCCGTGCTGGCAACCGATCCCAAGGACTCGGCAGTCCTGAAGCTCCGCACCCTGGTGCAGCGGGAACAGGAAAAGCAGGCCTCGTTCGAGATTCTTCGGCGCGAATGGGAGGTTCTGAAGAAACTTGTCGGCGAAAGGGCCTACCCCGACGTGGTGACCCGGGCCGAGAACCTTCTGCAACAGTTCCCGGGGGATGCCGCCCTGATGCGGGTCGTGGAGTTTGCCCGCAAACAACAGGCGCAAATCGAAAGTGGGTTGCGATTCCGGGCCGCCCTGGATGAAATCCAGGCACACCTGAACGCCAATCGTTTTCCGGAGGCCGCCGCGGCCGCTCAAAGCGCGCTCGAAGCCTTTCCGGGTAATACCCAATTCACGGCTTTACTGGAACAAGCGCAGGCCCGCGAAAAGAAGGAAGTCGTCCGCAAACTGATCGAGAGGCGTGTCCGGGACATCAAGGTCAAGATCAACCGTGGCGAGCTGAGCGAAGCCAAAGAGATGGCCCGCGAGGCGCTGACCACGCTCGGTCCGGATACCGACGTGAACCAGTTACTGGCGTCCGCCGAGGTCGAGTACGAGGCGCGCGAAAAAAAGAGGCGCCAACAAGAACAACTGGAAACCATCCGAACTCTGATTCAAGGCGGAAAAATCGAGAAAGCCGCGACGACCCTGGACGAAATGGCCAGGAGTGGCGATTTCCATGCTCTCGATCCTCGTCTGTACCAGGTCGCCGATGCCCTGGAGGCCGCCCGGAAAGCGGCCGCCGCCTCTCCTTTGACCAACGTTGCAGCGGAACCGGCAGCCCCCGCCCGGGAATACGCCCTCCTCGAGGGCCCGCCCGTGGCTGGCGAAGGGGATGCCGCGGGGGCGGGCGCTCCTCAGGCAATGCAACCGCTTGCAGAAGCGGTCCCGGTAAGCGCTCCGGCCGGTGAGGGTGTCGCTGGGCAAAGCGAACCAATTCTGGACGTCGTCGAGAAGCAGCTCGCTGCCTATCTGGGACCCGTCGCCAAGATCGTCGTCAGGAAGGCTGCATTACGGGCGAGAAATGCCGAAGAGCTGTACGCGCTGTTGGCCGAGAATCTGGAACGAGAAGAAGACCGGAAGACATTTCTCGCGGGAAGAGTTGAAAGCCGGGCTCAGTTCAAGAGCGAATCGCCCGCCGAGCCCGTGGCACGCAGCGCTGCGCCCGCCCCTCAAACTGCGCTTCCGCGCGAGGTCATCGACCGCGCCGCCGCCATCCTGGCGCGTTACGTGGGCCCCATCGCGGGCGTTTTGGCCAAAAGGACGGCGCCGCGCGCCGACAGCGCGCGCGCGCTTCACCTGCTCCTCGCCCAACATGTGGAGACGGAAGCCGATCGTGCGCGCTTCCTGCGCGATGCCGGCGCGCCCGAGCGTTCGTAGCCGCCGCCCAGCTCCCCGCCATCCCTGCTTCGGACAGTTACGGGGTTTCCAACATCTTGAGCGCCTCGGCCATGCTCTTGCGCATGCGGCCGAATGATTGCGACAACTTGGCGATTTCATCGTTGCCGGACAACTGGAACTTGGGCGCATCCATGTTGCCCAGGCTGACCTCGTCGGCGATGTGGGACAACCGTTGTACCGGGCGCGTGACCAGCAGGACGAGCATGGCGTTGAGCGCCAGGAAGATGGCCGTGAAGACCGCCGCCACCGAAACCATGAATCCGGTGAAGGCAGTCCGTGCGCGCTGCACCGGCAATTGCATGGGCGCCGACACAATCTGCGCGGTGATCACGTCATTCAGTTTCCAGCCGAAGCCGTTGGCGCTGCCATAGCGCTCGATCAGCGTCCGAGGGGCTAACTCGGGCGTGTCGTGACAGGCCAGGCATTTCGCATCCTTGAGTTTCAAGGCGCGGGCTATGTACAGCACCCTGCCGTTGGGTGTATCGCGTTCGCCGACTTCTTCCGTCTGGGTGGGCGTCTGGCGGAAATAGCGAATGATGTCGGCTTCCCAGTCGGTCGCCCGGTTGACCGGATTGGTGGGATTCAGGGTCGCCTCTTTGTAGGAGTAATCAGGAAACGTCTTGCGCAGTTGATTGAAGTACTCGTTGGCCGAGTAGGCCGGCACGGATTGCGGCAGGAACGAATACTTGAGCTGCGTATCCAGCAGCGGCTTGATCTGGTTGCTGGTGTAGGCACGAACCGCCAGCGCGGCTTCCATCATGATGCGCGCGTTCTCCAGGATTTCCTGTTTGGCGTTGCGCTGTAGCAGGCGGTTGCTGAAGTAACCCACCACCACGAAGCCGATGGCGAAAACAAGCAGCAGTACGAGGTTGAATTTGATGATCAGTTTCATGTTCATTCCCTGCCAGGTTGCGACTTGGGGTTGTCAGCCGGCGGCGGCGTTTTTGGCTCGTACTTCTCGGGGTGCAGAATGCGGTCCCACTCGGGATGTTCGCCCAGGTGAGCTTCAATGCCCTTGCGGAATTCGGCGTCGTGCAGGCGCGGCTCAAAGCGCTGGACAAACCCGCGGCGCCAGGCATGTCCAGTCGTGAGCCACGGTTGGATTTCGGGATAGGTGACCTCATGGTCGCGCCGGGGCTCGGCCGGTCGCTTGCCGGCAAAACGGGGCAGACGCGAGGGCAGCGTGTCTCGAAACGGGCGTGGCATGGCATTGACGAAGCTGGGGTCGGGGCGCGGGCTGGTGGTCACACTCTTGCCGGCGCGCCGGGAGAAAAACTGTCCTGCCTTGGTGCTGCTCGAACTGCCCAAATTGCCGTCCGGGTTGACCACGCCGATCGCGGCTGATCCGGACTCGACGTAGATTTCGGTGACGGCCGCGGCATGCAGCACGACCGAGCCGTCCCTGGAGGTAGCTGCCAGCGCCGGCGTGGCATAACGGTACGCCCCGGCATTGGGGTTGATTTCGCCTTTCAACCAACCGCTGAGCAAGACCAGTTCCACCGCCGGGGTGGCCCCTCCCGTCTTCTCCGGGCCGCGCCCTGCCCGGTCGCTTAACAGGAAGAGGCGGCTCGATGAGCCAAGCGCCACGATGGCGCCCCCGGGGAACTCCAATTGCGCAAATCCGGGATCGGCGCTTTCAAAGATGTCGCCCGGGCGAAATCGCATGCCTTCCACTGCTTGCAGGACAGTCGTGCCTCGGATCACCCGCAGCGCACCTTCCACGAAGGTAAGGGTGCCGGCCTCTTGTGTGCGGGCGGACAGCGGGAACGACAAAAACAGCGCCAACAATGCGAGCACACGCTTCATTTGGAACCCCATTACGTGGGAAGGGCAACCGCATCACCGCATCCAAACTGGCCTAACCCCGAACGCCAGGATGGATTGTAGGTGTGCGTACTGAGCAGACTTGCGGCGCATTTTCCACAAGGTGGGTGCGGCGTGTCAAGCGTCATTTTGCTACCGTGCCTGCCGTGGATGAGAATGCAGATCGTTGCACTCCGCGATGCGACCCTGCTTGTGCACCCCCGAATTAGTTGATCGAAAGGCGCGATTTCTCGTACTCTCCCATGGAAACTGCAAAGTTTGCGACCCAGGCTCGTAGTGCGCCGCTTTCGTTGACGGCGGCTTGTCGTTGAATTCATGAGAATCGTAACCTGCTATCGCGATACCGAGAAAACCTGGGAAACTCGGGAACCGGACGTCGTGTTCGGACGAACCGAGGAACAGTCGGAAGCCGTCCTTAACCTTTTTCCCGACAAGAAAGTCTCCCGGTCGCACGGTCGAATCTGGGAAGAGGGCGGCTTCTACTGGATCGAAGACCTCAACAGCAAGTGGGGGACTCGCCTCAATGGTCTGGAGATCAAGGGCGGAGGGAAACACCAACTCCGCATCGGCGATGTGATCGTCGCCGGCAATACCACACTGCGGATCGGACTGTCGGGGCCGCCGGACGCGCCCTCGCGAACCAAATACCTGGAACAGGGATCCATCCTTCTCCCCGACGCCCGGCAGGCCGAGGTGGCGATTGCCCGCGACGTGAGCGCGAACTTGCTCAATGCGGTGCCGGTCGAGGTGGTCGGCGAGGAGGCGGCGCGGCGCCTGAAGGTGATCTGCGACGTTCCCTTGCAATTGGCGGGCAAGACGGATCGGGAAGCTCTGCTGCGCGTCATCGTCGACCGCCTGGTCGAGCTGCTTCCCA is a window encoding:
- a CDS encoding DUF3365 domain-containing protein, producing the protein MKLIIKFNLVLLLVFAIGFVVVGYFSNRLLQRNAKQEILENARIMMEAALAVRAYTSNQIKPLLDTQLKYSFLPQSVPAYSANEYFNQLRKTFPDYSYKEATLNPTNPVNRATDWEADIIRYFRQTPTQTEEVGERDTPNGRVLYIARALKLKDAKCLACHDTPELAPRTLIERYGSANGFGWKLNDVITAQIVSAPMQLPVQRARTAFTGFMVSVAAVFTAIFLALNAMLVLLVTRPVQRLSHIADEVSLGNMDAPKFQLSGNDEIAKLSQSFGRMRKSMAEALKMLETP
- a CDS encoding protein kinase, whose protein sequence is MGNLGKYELLGELGRGAFGIVYRARDPIISRMVALKTMTNSVAGNPALLQRFYREAQSAGSLQHPNIVTIFDMGDQDGTPFIAMELVDGQTLDDVIVSRVPVPLSLKLVYAVQACRAFDYAHKRGIIHRDIKPGNVMVNKDGIVKVVDFGIARVLESSKTQTGMLIGTFSYMAPELFHGEHANERSDIWSFGVLLYELIASRRPFCEETPAALMRSICEQEHLPLREAAPHCPADLEAVVHKTLRKSDAERFLSMEDLLLELDPICRRLQAENVAELLAQGRELVEQGEFAQARDLLRQALRVDPTNLQVRVLSEKVNVELRRMSVRPQVQERVEKARALLQEGRLQEADTEAGNALALDSSFEIAKALQREVQDRIRRAQTINEWLDLAKQHLAEGLPDEADALLAKVAEADPSNRELPGLRQQVLDEQERRQRQARLLEGMQQARAYWTQQNYQECIAVLTELQKDFAGEEEIERLLETAREEQAEQNKQERLSQGRNLLALQQYEECATALAQLQAEFPGDEEIRRLLDAARAEEAEQQKERRLADARKLLAAQQHEECIALLVSLQQQFVDDDEITRLLAAAREDQAEHGKKDKVAAARRLLAAQRFADALALLDAVLATDPKDSAVLKLRTLVQREQEKQASFEILRREWEVLKKLVGERAYPDVVTRAENLLQQFPGDAALMRVVEFARKQQAQIESGLRFRAALDEIQAHLNANRFPEAAAAAQSALEAFPGNTQFTALLEQAQAREKKEVVRKLIERRVRDIKVKINRGELSEAKEMAREALTTLGPDTDVNQLLASAEVEYEAREKKRRQQEQLETIRTLIQGGKIEKAATTLDEMARSGDFHALDPRLYQVADALEAARKAAAASPLTNVAAEPAAPAREYALLEGPPVAGEGDAAGAGAPQAMQPLAEAVPVSAPAGEGVAGQSEPILDVVEKQLAAYLGPVAKIVVRKAALRARNAEELYALLAENLEREEDRKTFLAGRVESRAQFKSESPAEPVARSAAPAPQTALPREVIDRAAAILARYVGPIAGVLAKRTAPRADSARALHLLLAQHVETEADRARFLRDAGAPERS